The Budorcas taxicolor isolate Tak-1 chromosome 18, Takin1.1, whole genome shotgun sequence genome window below encodes:
- the LOC128062829 gene encoding zinc finger protein 773-like isoform X1 gives MRGARPGPQLLALLRPQSPMAAAALKVPPEGQVTFEDVAVYFSWEEWGLLDEAQRLLYHGVMLETFSLMASLGLTSSRNHDMTQLEQRGEPCVPTGGVSSTATAAGCWCGAEADESPSEQSGCVEVDRANLHQHQSLNSGEKPSTREEHEENGKVFPGSSGLPKPQVAPSGGEPCRSTKSGEGVPPGKRHYRCSECGKAFGQKYLLVQHQRLHTGEKPYECSECGKLFSHKSNLFIHQIVHTGERPYGCSECGKSFSRNADLIQHRRVHTGEKPFKCSECGKAFRHNSTLVQHHRIHTGVRPYECSECGKFFSFNSSLMKHQRVHTGERPYKCSECGKFYSHKSSLINHWRVHTGERPYECSECGKFFSQSSSLVQHRKVHTGEKPFKCNECGRFFSENSSLVKHQRVHTGARPYGCRECGKFFRHSSSLVKHRRIHTGEMPYECSSCGKSFSQRFNLVQHQKVHSGEKSCKVQM, from the exons GGCCAAGTGACCTTTGAGGACGTGGCTGTCTACTTCTCCTGGGAGGAGTGGGGGCTCCTTGATGAGGCCCAGAGGCTCTTGTACCATGGGGTGATGCTGGAGACCTTCTCACTGATGGCCTCTCTCG GACTCACATCGTCCAGGAACCATGACATGACTCAGCTGGAGCAGCGTGGGGAGCCCTGTGTGCCTACCGGGGGAGTCTCAAGCACAGCCACAGCAGCAG GTTGTTGGTGTGGAGCAGAGGCTGACGAGTCACCTTCTGAGCAGAGTGGTTGTGTAGAAGTGGACAGAGCAAACCTTCACCAACACCAGAGCCTGAACTCTGGAGAGAAACCCTCAACAAGAGAAGAGCATGAGGAGAATGGGAAGGTCTTCCCAGGAAGCTCTGGTCTTCCCAAACCTCAGGTGGCTCCTAGTGGAGGCGAGCCATGTAGGAGCACGAAAAGTGGGGAGGGCGTTCCCCCTGGGAAAAGGCATTACAGGTGTAGtgagtgtgggaaagcctttggTCAGAAATACTTACTTGTTCAGCACCAGAGACTACACACGGGAGAAAAGCCTTAtgaatgcagtgaatgtgggaaattattcagccataaatcCAACCTTTTTATACACCAAATAGTTCACACTGGTGAAAGGCCTTACGGGTGTAGTgaatgtggaaaatccttcagcCGCAATGCTGACCTCATTCAACACCGGAGAGTccacactggagaaaagccttTTAAATGCAGCGAATGTGGAAAAGCTTTCAGGCACAATTCCACACTTGTTCAGCATCACAGAATCCACACTGGAGTAAGGCCTTatgagtgcagtgaatgtgggaagtTCTTTAGCTTTAACTCAAGCCTCATGAAGcatcagagagttcacactggagaaagACCTTATaagtgcagtgaatgtgggaaattcTATAGCCACAAGTCAAGCCTTATTAATCACTGGagagttcacactggagaaaggCCTTATGAATGCAGCGAATGTGGGAAATTTTTTAGCCAAAGCTCTAGCCTTGTGCAACACCGAAAagttcacactggagaaaagccttTTAAGTGCAATGAATGTGGAAGATTCTTTAGTGAGAATTCTAGCCTTGTTAAACACCAGAGAGTTCACACTGGAGCAAGACCTTATGGGTGCAGAGAATGTGGGAAATTTTTCCGCCATAGCTCCAGCCTTGTTAAGCATCGGAGGATTCACACTGGAGAAATGCCTTATGAGTGCAGCAGTTGTGGGAAATCATTTAGCCAGCGTTTCAACCTTGTACAGCACCAGAAAGTTCACAGTGGAGAAAAGTCTTGCAAGGTTCAAATGTGA
- the LOC128062829 gene encoding zinc finger protein 773-like isoform X2, giving the protein MAAAALKVPPEVAVAAEWLPDHEEGQVTFEDVAVYFSWEEWGLLDEAQRLLYHGVMLETFSLMASLGLTSSRNHDMTQLEQRGEPCVPTGGVSSTATAAGCWCGAEADESPSEQSGCVEVDRANLHQHQSLNSGEKPSTREEHEENGKVFPGSSGLPKPQVAPSGGEPCRSTKSGEGVPPGKRHYRCSECGKAFGQKYLLVQHQRLHTGEKPYECSECGKLFSHKSNLFIHQIVHTGERPYGCSECGKSFSRNADLIQHRRVHTGEKPFKCSECGKAFRHNSTLVQHHRIHTGVRPYECSECGKFFSFNSSLMKHQRVHTGERPYKCSECGKFYSHKSSLINHWRVHTGERPYECSECGKFFSQSSSLVQHRKVHTGEKPFKCNECGRFFSENSSLVKHQRVHTGARPYGCRECGKFFRHSSSLVKHRRIHTGEMPYECSSCGKSFSQRFNLVQHQKVHSGEKSCKVQM; this is encoded by the exons GGCCAAGTGACCTTTGAGGACGTGGCTGTCTACTTCTCCTGGGAGGAGTGGGGGCTCCTTGATGAGGCCCAGAGGCTCTTGTACCATGGGGTGATGCTGGAGACCTTCTCACTGATGGCCTCTCTCG GACTCACATCGTCCAGGAACCATGACATGACTCAGCTGGAGCAGCGTGGGGAGCCCTGTGTGCCTACCGGGGGAGTCTCAAGCACAGCCACAGCAGCAG GTTGTTGGTGTGGAGCAGAGGCTGACGAGTCACCTTCTGAGCAGAGTGGTTGTGTAGAAGTGGACAGAGCAAACCTTCACCAACACCAGAGCCTGAACTCTGGAGAGAAACCCTCAACAAGAGAAGAGCATGAGGAGAATGGGAAGGTCTTCCCAGGAAGCTCTGGTCTTCCCAAACCTCAGGTGGCTCCTAGTGGAGGCGAGCCATGTAGGAGCACGAAAAGTGGGGAGGGCGTTCCCCCTGGGAAAAGGCATTACAGGTGTAGtgagtgtgggaaagcctttggTCAGAAATACTTACTTGTTCAGCACCAGAGACTACACACGGGAGAAAAGCCTTAtgaatgcagtgaatgtgggaaattattcagccataaatcCAACCTTTTTATACACCAAATAGTTCACACTGGTGAAAGGCCTTACGGGTGTAGTgaatgtggaaaatccttcagcCGCAATGCTGACCTCATTCAACACCGGAGAGTccacactggagaaaagccttTTAAATGCAGCGAATGTGGAAAAGCTTTCAGGCACAATTCCACACTTGTTCAGCATCACAGAATCCACACTGGAGTAAGGCCTTatgagtgcagtgaatgtgggaagtTCTTTAGCTTTAACTCAAGCCTCATGAAGcatcagagagttcacactggagaaagACCTTATaagtgcagtgaatgtgggaaattcTATAGCCACAAGTCAAGCCTTATTAATCACTGGagagttcacactggagaaaggCCTTATGAATGCAGCGAATGTGGGAAATTTTTTAGCCAAAGCTCTAGCCTTGTGCAACACCGAAAagttcacactggagaaaagccttTTAAGTGCAATGAATGTGGAAGATTCTTTAGTGAGAATTCTAGCCTTGTTAAACACCAGAGAGTTCACACTGGAGCAAGACCTTATGGGTGCAGAGAATGTGGGAAATTTTTCCGCCATAGCTCCAGCCTTGTTAAGCATCGGAGGATTCACACTGGAGAAATGCCTTATGAGTGCAGCAGTTGTGGGAAATCATTTAGCCAGCGTTTCAACCTTGTACAGCACCAGAAAGTTCACAGTGGAGAAAAGTCTTGCAAGGTTCAAATGTGA